A region of the Arachis hypogaea cultivar Tifrunner chromosome 15, arahy.Tifrunner.gnm2.J5K5, whole genome shotgun sequence genome:
ttaaaaaaaagatgttcagaaaaattattatattagaaGTCTATATCATGCCACAAAACCTACCATGAAAACACCAATGTTGTAGCCAgtaagttataactcaaatggcatagtctttccatactcaattaagacgttgcgggtttgagtcttctatctttggtaataaaaaaaaaaaaaaaaaacaccaatgtTGTATGTTTTGAATTGTGTAACTGAATATCCTCTTAGGTAGGTGACTCATGAAAcataacaccaatgtttaattaaCTTGCAAACTTAACACTATAAATTGAGACATGAAATCCCATTAATTAAGAGTCAGAAGGagagaaagcaattaataagcTAACCTAGGCATGGAATCAATGAAGTGTTTGTTGTCTCTAAAGTCACAAATGGCATTGATGTTGATGTTGGTTGTGGCGACAGGAGGAATGGCTAAGGCACAGAGTCAGAGAGGTACATGCTCGAACGAGCTGAGTAACCTAAACGTTTGTGCACCGTTTGTGGTGCCTGGTTCATCCAACACAAACCCAAATGCTGGGTGCTGCAATGCTCTCGGATCTGTTGACACTGAATGTCTTTGCAGCACTATTAGGATTGGTTCTCAATTGCGCTCTAAGTGTAATCTTCCAACCCTTGGTTGCGCCAATTAattaactcactctctctctctaataagGTA
Encoded here:
- the LOC112747287 gene encoding protein MEN-8-like, with protein sequence MALMLMLVVATGGMAKAQSQRGTCSNELSNLNVCAPFVVPGSSNTNPNAGCCNALGSVDTECLCSTIRIGSQLRSKCNLPTLGCAN